CAGTCCAGGGCGCGTTGGAGTCTCTGCAAATAGAAAAGATCGATAGTATTATCATCTCAAATGCTGATGCAGATCATGTCGCTGGTGTAGTGGCGCTTTTGATGGACGATGAGATTGAAGTTTCTAAGGTATATGTTAATAGTGACAGCGCTAAAAAAACTAAAATATGAGATGATTTTAGAAGTGCTCTAAAAT
The window above is part of the Microbulbifer pacificus genome. Proteins encoded here:
- a CDS encoding MBL fold metallo-hydrolase translates to MASVEFTILDVCHGNSTIIHSANNVVIVGAAPGSTVQGALESLQIEKIDSIIISNADADHVAGVVALLMDDEIEVSKVYVNSDSAKKTKI